In Palaemon carinicauda isolate YSFRI2023 chromosome 18, ASM3689809v2, whole genome shotgun sequence, a genomic segment contains:
- the LOC137656995 gene encoding uncharacterized protein has product MMYINIARITFLQVDQSGIMDLKVAVVYCLMSVVSARPNNLNHDGYHNPLPLIPFPEVTRAHSSTESYSPVNHLSSVAPVHSSTIPSVTGYKYPSPNNPLTLPPIHSSSIPSSTGYNYPTPINPLSSVPPVHSSTIPSVTGYKYPTPDNPFTLPPIHSSTAHSTTGYNYPTPINHLSSVPPIHSSTIPSVTGYDYPTPGNPFTLPPIHSSSVHSTTGYNYPTPINPLRSVPPAHSSTIPSVTGYDYPTPSNPFTLPPVSSSSVPSSTHDGYEYPIPGIPFTIGSPSLSPVPVPVPVPSNTDAFDVRNVVPVLF; this is encoded by the exons atgatgtatataaatattgcCCGTATCACATTTCTACAGGTAGACCAATCTGGGATCATGGATTTGAAG gtaGCAGTAGTTTACTGTTTGATGTCAGTGGTCAGTGCCCGACCCAACAACTTGAATCACGATGGGTACCATAATCCCCTTCCTCTAATTCCATTCCCAGAGGTCACTCGCGCACATTCATCAACAGAGTCTTATAGTCCTGTTAATCACTTGAGCTCTGTAGCTCCTGTTCATTCCTCAACAATTCCCTCGGTTACTGGGTACAAATACCCATCCCCTAATAATCCCCTAACCCTTCCACCAATACATTCTTCATCAATTCCCTCTAGCACTGGATATAATTACCCAACTCCTATTAACCCCTTGAGCTCTGTACCTCCTGTTCATTCCTCAACAATTCCCTCTGTCACTGGGTACAAATACCCAACCCCTGATAATCCCTTTACTCTACCTCCAATACATTCTTCAACCGCTCACTCTACCACTGGGTATAATTACCCAACTCCCATAAATCACTTGAGCTCTGTACCTCCTATTCATTCTTCAACAATTCCCTCTGTTACTGGGTACGATTACCCAACCCCTGGTAATCCCTTTACCTTACCTCCAATACATTCTTCATCAGTTCACTCTACCACTGGGTATAATTACCCAACTCCTATTAACCCTTTGAGGTCTGTACCTCCTGCTCATTCCTCAACAATTCCCTCTGTTACTGGGTACGATTACCCAACCCCTAGTAATCCCTTTACTCTACCTCCAGTATCATCTTCGTCAGTTCCCTCATCTACTCACGATGGGTATGAGTACCCCATTCCAGGAATTCCCTTTACCATTGGCTCTCCATCGCTTTCGCCAGTTCCAGTTCCTGTTCCAGTCCCATCAAACACTGATGCGTTTGATGTACGAAATGTTGTACCGGTCCTTTTCTAA